One window of the Candidatus Nanopelagicales bacterium genome contains the following:
- a CDS encoding DEAD/DEAH box helicase, whose protein sequence is MTDGPLIVQSDKTLLLEVDHPAADDCRRAIAPFAELERAPEHVHTYRVTPLGLWNARAAGHDAEQVVDTLLTYSRYPVPHALLVDVAETMSRYGRLQLLQHPAHGLVLHALDRPVLEEVLRSAKVAPLLGTRFDDDTVAVHPSERGHLKQVLLRLGWPAEDLAGYVDGEAHPIALTEAGWALRDYQRHAAESFWHGGSGVVVLPCGAGKTIVGAAAMALAQATTLILVTNTVSARQWKAELMRRTTLTESEIGEYSGARKEIRPVTIATYQVMTTKRKGVYPHLELFDTRDWGLIVYDEVHLLPAPIFRFTADIQSRRRLGLTATLVREDGREGDVFSLIGPKRYDAPWKEIEAQGWIAPADCVEVRVTLPDRDRLLYATAEPEDRYRLASSSHVKNRVVESLVARHADDQVLVIGQYLDQLAELGEHLGAPVITGETTVKERERLFQEFRDGVTPVLVVSKVANFSVDLPEAGIAIQVSGTFGSRQEEAQRLGRVLRPKGDSRTAHFYAVVTRDTVDADFAQHRQRFLAEQGYAYRIVDADDVLDGRS, encoded by the coding sequence GTGACCGACGGACCGCTCATCGTCCAGAGCGACAAGACCCTGCTGCTGGAGGTCGACCACCCGGCCGCGGACGACTGCCGCCGGGCGATCGCCCCGTTCGCCGAGCTCGAGCGCGCCCCCGAGCACGTCCACACCTACCGGGTCACCCCGCTCGGCCTGTGGAACGCCCGCGCCGCCGGCCACGACGCCGAGCAGGTCGTCGACACGCTGCTCACCTACTCCCGCTACCCCGTCCCGCACGCGCTGCTGGTCGACGTCGCCGAGACGATGTCGAGGTACGGCCGGCTGCAGCTGCTGCAGCACCCGGCGCACGGGCTGGTGCTGCACGCGCTGGACCGGCCGGTGCTGGAGGAGGTGCTGCGCAGCGCCAAGGTCGCTCCCCTGCTGGGCACCCGCTTCGACGACGACACCGTGGCGGTCCACCCCAGCGAGCGCGGGCACCTCAAGCAGGTGCTGCTGCGGCTGGGGTGGCCCGCGGAGGACCTGGCCGGCTACGTCGACGGCGAGGCCCATCCCATCGCGCTCACCGAGGCCGGGTGGGCACTGCGCGACTACCAGCGGCACGCCGCAGAGTCGTTCTGGCACGGCGGTTCCGGCGTGGTCGTCCTCCCGTGCGGCGCCGGCAAGACGATCGTCGGCGCGGCCGCGATGGCCCTCGCCCAGGCGACCACGCTGATCCTGGTCACCAACACGGTGTCGGCCCGGCAGTGGAAGGCCGAGCTGATGCGGCGCACCACGCTGACCGAGAGCGAGATCGGCGAGTACTCCGGTGCCCGCAAGGAGATCCGACCGGTGACGATCGCGACCTACCAGGTGATGACGACCAAGCGGAAGGGCGTCTACCCGCACCTGGAGCTGTTCGACACCCGGGACTGGGGGCTGATCGTCTACGACGAGGTGCACCTGCTGCCGGCGCCGATCTTCCGCTTCACCGCCGACATCCAGTCCCGCCGCCGGTTGGGCCTGACGGCCACGCTGGTCCGCGAGGACGGGCGCGAGGGCGACGTGTTCTCCCTGATCGGGCCGAAGCGGTACGACGCACCGTGGAAGGAGATCGAGGCCCAGGGCTGGATCGCGCCGGCGGACTGCGTCGAGGTGCGCGTGACCCTGCCCGACCGCGACCGGCTGCTGTACGCGACCGCCGAGCCGGAGGACCGCTACCGGCTGGCGTCCAGCAGCCACGTGAAGAACCGGGTCGTGGAGTCTCTGGTCGCCCGGCACGCCGACGACCAGGTCCTGGTCATCGGGCAGTACCTCGACCAGCTCGCCGAGCTCGGCGAGCACCTTGGCGCGCCCGTCATCACCGGCGAGACGACCGTGAAGGAGCGCGAGCGGCTGTTCCAGGAGTTCCGCGACGGGGTCACGCCCGTGCTGGTCGTAAGCAAGGTGGCCAACTTCAGCGTGGACCTGCCCGAGGCGGGCATCGCGATCCAGGTGAGCGGCACGTTCGGGTCCCGGCAGGAGGAGGCCCAGCGGCTCGGCCGGGTGCTGCGCCCCAAGGGCGACTCGCGCACCGCGCACTTCTACGCCGTGGTCACCCGAGACACCGTCGACGCCGACTTCGCGCAGCACCGGCAGCGGTTCCTGGCCGAGCAGGGCTACGCGTACCGCATCGTCGACGCCGACGACGTATTGGACGGCCGCAGCTAG
- a CDS encoding chloride channel protein, whose amino-acid sequence MSDASTPAPEATPAPESARSPGAPPRPESPPAADEKQVLLLVGLSLLVGTVVAFAASGFVWLEHELQHLVWHSLPEGLGLDSTPWWFVVAALLVGAGIVMLAWRIPGGGYGHAPVQGLHFDVGPSQIASVLVAALGSLVFGAVIGPEAPLIALGTAIGALLMRGRPKQVVQLAMVVGGAAAIGAIFGNPLITAFMLLEFAAMGLMPAAILLPSFIALGASYVVQVGVGAWNGVGTGAMEVPGLTAMTQLTWGALLMAVVVGAVAAVLALAAREGGERMLALFTKRPAPTLLVTALVTAGAAIVVQATTDQDASIVLFSGQAAMPQLLAETSVGAVLLILAMKMVAYAVGLGGGFRGGPIFPGLFLGVGVGVLTALVIPELSQAGMVVAGMAGATTAVLRLPLSGALFAVFIGAGAGAEATPLAIIGSVVGLLARMLLDRIDARRTAADFATATATATAGSRDA is encoded by the coding sequence GTGTCCGACGCCTCGACGCCCGCTCCGGAGGCGACACCCGCCCCGGAGTCCGCCCGCAGCCCGGGCGCGCCGCCCCGGCCCGAGTCGCCGCCGGCAGCGGACGAGAAGCAGGTCCTGCTGCTGGTCGGGCTCTCGCTGCTGGTGGGGACGGTCGTGGCGTTCGCGGCCTCCGGCTTCGTCTGGCTGGAGCACGAGCTGCAGCACCTGGTGTGGCACTCCCTGCCGGAGGGCCTCGGCCTGGACTCGACCCCGTGGTGGTTCGTCGTCGCCGCGCTGCTGGTCGGCGCGGGCATCGTCATGCTGGCCTGGCGGATCCCCGGGGGTGGCTACGGCCACGCCCCGGTGCAGGGTCTGCACTTCGACGTCGGGCCGAGCCAGATCGCCTCGGTGCTGGTCGCCGCCCTCGGCAGCCTGGTGTTCGGCGCGGTCATCGGGCCGGAGGCGCCGCTGATCGCCCTCGGCACCGCCATCGGCGCCCTGCTCATGCGCGGGCGGCCGAAGCAGGTGGTCCAGCTGGCGATGGTCGTCGGAGGCGCGGCAGCGATCGGCGCGATCTTCGGCAACCCGCTGATCACCGCGTTCATGCTGCTGGAGTTCGCCGCCATGGGCCTGATGCCGGCGGCGATCCTGCTGCCGTCCTTCATCGCCCTGGGGGCCTCGTACGTCGTCCAGGTCGGCGTCGGCGCGTGGAACGGAGTGGGGACCGGCGCGATGGAGGTCCCCGGCCTCACCGCGATGACGCAGCTGACCTGGGGCGCCCTGCTGATGGCCGTGGTCGTCGGGGCGGTGGCCGCCGTGCTGGCCCTGGCGGCCCGCGAGGGCGGCGAGCGGATGCTGGCCCTCTTCACCAAGCGGCCGGCGCCGACGCTGCTGGTGACCGCGCTGGTCACCGCGGGCGCCGCGATCGTGGTGCAGGCGACCACCGACCAGGACGCCAGCATCGTGCTGTTCTCCGGGCAGGCGGCGATGCCGCAGCTGCTCGCGGAGACGTCCGTCGGCGCGGTCCTGCTGATCCTGGCGATGAAGATGGTGGCGTACGCGGTCGGCCTCGGCGGCGGCTTCCGCGGCGGACCGATCTTCCCGGGGCTGTTCCTCGGCGTCGGGGTGGGCGTGCTCACCGCGCTGGTGATCCCCGAGCTGTCGCAGGCCGGGATGGTCGTGGCGGGCATGGCCGGGGCGACGACCGCGGTGCTGCGACTGCCGCTGAGCGGTGCGCTGTTCGCGGTGTTCATCGGCGCCGGCGCCGGGGCCGAGGCCACCCCGCTGGCCATCATCGGCTCGGTCGTCGGCCTGCTGGCGCGGATGCTGCTGGACCGGATCGACGCCCGTCGCACCGCTGCCGATTTCGCGACCGCCACCGCGACCGCGACCGCGGGCAGCAGGGACGCCTGA
- the groL gene encoding chaperonin GroEL (60 kDa chaperone family; promotes refolding of misfolded polypeptides especially under stressful conditions; forms two stacked rings of heptamers to form a barrel-shaped 14mer; ends can be capped by GroES; misfolded proteins enter the barrel where they are refolded when GroES binds) has protein sequence MAKIIAFDEEARRALERGMNTLADAVKVTLGPKGRNVVLEKKWGAPTITNDGVSIAKEIELEDPYEKIGAELVKEVAKKTDDVAGDGTTTATVLAQALVREGLRNVAAGANPMGLKRGIEKAVEAVSAELLDMAKEVETKEQIAATASISAADPEVGEIIAEAMDKVGKEGVITVEESNTFGLELELTEGMRFDKGYISPYFVTDAERMEAVLEDPYILIANSKISAVKDLLPILEKVMQSGKPLAIIAEDVEGEALATLVVNKIRGTFRSVAVKAPGFGDRRKAMLQDIAILTGGQVISEEVGLKLENTGLELLGRARKVVVTKDETTIVEGAGDPEQIAGRVSQIRAEIEKSDSDYDREKLQERLAKLAGGVAVIKAGAATEVELKERKHRIEDAVRNAKAAVEEGIVAGGGVALLQASEKAFAGLELDGDQATGAGIVRVAVEAPLKQIAVNAGLEGGVVAEKVRHLEPGWGLNAATGEYVDLVKAGIIDPAKVTRSALQNAASIAGLFLTTEAVVADKPEKAAAPAMPGGGDMDF, from the coding sequence ATGGCAAAGATCATCGCGTTCGACGAGGAAGCCCGTCGCGCGCTCGAGCGGGGCATGAACACCCTCGCCGACGCCGTCAAGGTCACCCTCGGCCCGAAGGGCCGCAACGTCGTGCTGGAGAAGAAGTGGGGCGCGCCCACGATCACCAACGACGGTGTGTCCATCGCCAAGGAGATCGAGCTCGAGGACCCGTACGAGAAGATCGGGGCCGAGCTGGTCAAGGAGGTCGCGAAGAAGACCGACGACGTGGCCGGTGACGGCACCACCACGGCGACGGTCCTCGCGCAGGCGCTGGTCCGTGAGGGCCTGCGCAACGTCGCGGCCGGCGCCAACCCGATGGGCCTCAAGCGCGGCATCGAGAAGGCCGTCGAGGCCGTCAGTGCCGAGCTGCTCGACATGGCCAAGGAGGTCGAGACCAAGGAGCAGATCGCGGCCACCGCGTCCATCTCCGCGGCCGACCCCGAGGTCGGCGAGATCATCGCCGAGGCGATGGACAAGGTCGGCAAGGAAGGCGTCATCACCGTCGAGGAGAGCAACACCTTCGGCCTGGAGCTCGAGCTCACCGAGGGCATGCGCTTCGACAAGGGCTACATCTCGCCGTACTTCGTCACCGACGCGGAGCGGATGGAGGCGGTCCTGGAGGACCCGTACATCCTCATCGCGAACTCCAAGATCTCCGCGGTCAAGGACCTGCTGCCGATCCTGGAGAAGGTCATGCAGTCGGGCAAGCCGCTGGCGATCATCGCCGAGGACGTCGAGGGCGAGGCGCTGGCCACCCTGGTCGTCAACAAGATCCGCGGCACCTTCCGCTCGGTCGCCGTCAAGGCCCCCGGCTTCGGTGACCGTCGCAAGGCGATGCTGCAGGACATCGCGATCCTGACCGGCGGCCAGGTGATCTCCGAGGAGGTCGGCCTGAAGCTGGAGAACACCGGGCTGGAGCTGCTCGGCCGCGCCCGCAAGGTCGTCGTCACCAAGGACGAGACGACGATCGTCGAGGGCGCCGGCGACCCCGAGCAGATCGCGGGCCGCGTGAGCCAGATCCGCGCCGAGATCGAGAAGAGCGACTCCGACTACGACCGCGAGAAGCTGCAGGAGCGGCTGGCCAAGCTGGCCGGCGGCGTGGCCGTCATCAAGGCGGGCGCGGCGACCGAGGTCGAGCTGAAGGAGCGCAAGCACCGCATCGAGGACGCCGTGCGCAACGCGAAGGCCGCCGTCGAGGAGGGCATCGTCGCCGGTGGCGGCGTCGCCCTGCTGCAGGCGTCGGAGAAGGCGTTCGCCGGTCTGGAGCTCGACGGCGACCAGGCGACCGGCGCCGGGATCGTGCGCGTGGCCGTGGAGGCCCCGCTCAAGCAGATCGCGGTCAACGCCGGCCTCGAGGGCGGCGTCGTGGCGGAGAAGGTGCGCCACCTCGAGCCGGGCTGGGGCCTCAACGCCGCCACCGGTGAGTACGTCGACCTGGTGAAGGCGGGCATCATCGACCCGGCCAAGGTCACCCGCTCGGCGCTGCAGAACGCCGCGTCGATCGCCGGGCTGTTCCTCACCACGGAGGCCGTGGTGGCGGACAAGCCGGAGAAGGCGGCCGCCCCGGCGATGCCGGGCGGCGGGGACATGGACTTCTGA